DNA sequence from the Bacteroidales bacterium genome:
ACGGCGTCTTACAACAACTTGCAGGAAAAAATGACAGGTTATCTGTTGTTACTGAAGATGAAGCTTCATTCATCGGCCATATGGTAAAATATGAACGTATCCGGACGTGTAATCCCTACTTGTCTGATGCAATCTATAAAAAGGCTGCCGAACTGGGCAAATACATTGCCACTGCACCTCCGTTAGCAGAAGGAAGGGTGGAAATGCTCCATTATATGAAGGAACAAAGTATTACATTTGAATATCATCGGTACGGTAGCATCACGGAATAGGGATATCAAACAATACCATCCGGACAGTGTAAGGGGAGGTGTGTAGCATCATTTAACAATATCATGAATCGTTTGAGCTAAACTTTGAAAGTCCAGGGTTAAATGAAAATATAATCTTGAATTTTGATCCCGAACCGAGCTTGCGAGCTCATCAAAGATAAACTTTGAACTTTGATTATTTTCGTCTTTAACAGGTATTTTTCGTTTTCATACTTAGCCTTGCATGTATATCGAAAAATAATGCGATTTTTGTGTGATTTGCTGAAAGTTATTTTATAAATTTCGAATTTAAAATCCATATTAACTTCGTTGAGCCCTGCGGGGTTCAAGATCAATAACACTTTGAATATTAGTGAATTCAAATATAGATTTGTGTAATTGTGTTTTATAATCTATGTAAGGATATTATATACAAAATAAGATTACTGTAATTAACCAATTGAACCATTAAAAAACGGAAAGAACATGAAAACGAAAAGAAGAAATAAATCAGGTTTGTCATTGATTGCTATGTTAATTATGTTCGTAATTTCCGGAATGGAATCAGAAGCCCAGGACTGGCCGCAATGGCGGGGTCCGGACCGTGACGGTATATCGAAAGAAACCGGTTTAAACCTGGATTGGTCGGAAAGTAAACCACCGCTTTTATGGGTATTCAAACAGGCAGGTTCCGGATATTCCTCTCCGTCTATTGTCGGAACCACGCTTTATTGTCAGGGAGCTGCAGACGATAATGATTTTGCATTCGCCCTGGATACGAAAACCGGCAACCTGAAGTGGAAACAATCACTAGGAAAACTGTTCGTTATGGACCGGGGTAACGGTCCCCGCGGTACGGTTACGGTTGACGGCGATAAATTATATCTAATCCGTGGAGGCGGTCAATTGCACTGCCTTTCGGCTGCTGACGGCAAGTTGCTGTGGCAAAAGGATTTCAGGACTGATTTTGGCGGTAACATCATGTCAAATTCGGATTGGGGTTTCAGCGAGTCGCCGCTGGTAGACGGTGATCTCGTTATCTGCACCCCTGGTGGTGACGGAGGAACTATGATAGCGCTCAACAAAAATACAGGCGATTTAGTATGGAGATCTACGGAATGGAAAGATATGGGAGGTTACTCTTCCCCGATCGTAGCCGAAGTCGACGGGATCCGGCAGTATATCCAACTGGCGCGTAACGGCGTGGCAGGTATAGCGGCAAAAGACGGAAAATTATTGTGGAGCGCTAATGTCGGTGGTAACAGGACCGCTGCCATCCCGACACCCATCTATCATGACCATATGGTTTACGTTACTTCAGGGTACAACGCCGGCTGTGCCGGTCTCAGGCTTGCCAAAGATGGAGATAAATTCAATGTTGAGACCGTATACACCAACAGGAATATGTCCAACCATCACGGTGGCGTCGTTCTGGTGGGCGATCATATATACGGTTATTCGGATGGTCCGGGATGGGTGTGCCAGAATCTGGGGACAGGTGAAACAGTATGGAAACAGAGGATCAGCGAACCCGGTAAAGGCGCGGTAACCAGTATCGGCAGCCGCCTGCTCTGTCTTGACGAAAGAACCGGTTCACTCACTGTCGTATCTGCTACCCCGGACGGCTGGAAAGAGTTTGGCCGACTGGAAATACCGGAAAGATCCGAAGTGTCATCCATGGACAAAATGGTGTGGACTCATCCTGTTATCGCTAATGGCAAACTTTACATAAGGGATCATGATTTGCTGTTTTGTTTCGATTTAAAAAATAATGTTTTGTAGAGCGAAGAACAGGTATTGTTGTTGAATTGAAGATAAAGCAGATGATCTGTTATTTGAAGAACCGGACTCTGTTTTAAAAATGACTTTGAGTAAAGAACCTGAAACGAATTTACCCCTGGTATAATTCAGTTAATTTATTTATTATAAAATGTGTTATTGTCATATAAGACAATGATCTGGGTTTCTTATTTCAACTATCTACATCATTTTAATAAGAAATACACTGTCAGGAGTAAATATTTATTTTAACTATCTTTGAGGACTTCTATTTCAATAAAAATGATCGTAAAATGGCAATTACTAATGAAGAGCCGAAGTTTGTGAATCATAAGGAGATATTTGTCAGATCCATTGTTGAATGTAATGCATCGTAGTATTATAATGTCAACAATCTCGAACAAATATGGCCAGTCTTTGTTAACTTAAGAAGTTACCTTGACCTTTTTAATTATTAAGAAAAAAGAAAGAGTTAGCTTTGTGTAGTTAAGTGTTATAAAATCAGTATTTTATCATGATAAGAGGCTGAACACAGATTTAATAGAAAAGAAGAGTTGCCTTATTTGGATTTGAAGGCAAAGAATTGGCTCATGGGGATGATTTGATGATTTTCCTCAAAAGAGTTACACGGAACAAAAATCAGGATGACTTCTCAAACAAAAACTTTATATCACTTTTATTGTATCAACCAGAGATGATTGTTTTCTTGTATAAAATAATTTTTGTAAGGAAGAAATTTTTCTTTTCATATTTATTTGTTGTCATGTTATTTACACAATTTCATTCGTGTGATACCATCGATTACCAGACAACCAATGAAAATACCATACAAATCGTTATCAGGAATACGGGGTCGCCATCTACCCGTGCACACGGCAGCGGTTCTGACGACCTCGACCATGTAGTCAACCGCATCAGGATCCTGGCTTTCGACCCTGGTACCGGTCAGTGTGCAAGTAATGTACGTTATATGGCATCTGTGGGTGATGTCATTTACCATAAGATCAGGGGAGGTATCTATAATTTCGTTTTCCTGGCCAATGAACCGAATCTGACTGCTATTGCAAATGCACTGGAAAACGTTTCGAATTATTCGGACCTTGCCGGGATATCGCTTCCTGAATCGGTATTTTCCCAGACATCCCTTATTCCTTTTATTCAGCAAATCGATAATTTACAGGTATTGGGTGACGGTTCGGGCGCCATCATTGACGGAGGTACTGTTGTCTCGGTAATCCTGCTTGCACTTCAGCACATGGGAGTCCGGGTGGATGTTACGTTGGAAGCCACTGAAAATCTGGATAATTTATTCACAGGGGTAACTTTCAGTACGATACCCGACGTGGTACCATTGTCTCCTTCCACTGAAGTAACTTCCCGGAAAACCATACGGAAATTTACCGTTGCCGAAAATGCCGGCATGTTCTCCTCTCCGGCGCTCACACAGGAACAGACTGACCGGGGCATCGTTTGGGTGAAACAGGTTACAAGGGTCATCCTGCCATCCAATATTTTCACGCCTTTTTCGGATAAGAGCAAAGCGACTGTGATGACGGTCAACCTTCTGGACAAATACAATCCGTCGTGTGAACTGCGCGGAGGTGACGACGATTACACCCTTCCTTACGACCGCGCTCTACTGTGTGTCGGGGTAGTAAAAATGCCGCTGGAACTGAATATACAGACAACCCCGTGGAACGAGGAATACTACAATTGGGGCCTTCCTGTCAGGATTCTGAATGTATCCCGGTTCAACGCGGATATTACGGATTTCAACGGGGCGAGGATCACCTTTATATCCAATATGCCCGTGGTACGCGTTCTTCCCACAGCTTACCAGGGGGCTTCGGGTACCCAGACGATAAGGACCAACCTTGTTTTCAACAGTCTGGCCGACGAAACCGAAAATAATTACCGCAATCCGGTACCGGAAAGGCTCTATTACAGCTACGATGCTTCTACCGGGCTTGGAACCGGTTATATGGATCTTTTGGGCGATGGGGCCGAGGAGGATAGTCGGAGTATGGATCTTTCCGGCACTTACAGGATCATTCTTTCGGCTGAAAATACAGATAGAAGCAACGCATTACAACGCGAAATTACAGTAAACATCTCCCAGTCAGGAACTCGTTTCATGGATTACGGAGAAGATAGTGGTGTGGGTTATAATGGCGCGTTTTTCAGAAATGACCAGACCGGGGAGCGAATCATTACGATGCAAAATACCATCAATCGTTATGAAGATTGGGAGGGTAGTTATCAAAACTATTTGACCGAGTGGAGCGCAGAAATAATTGAGGGCGGTGATTTTATCGTTTTGAGCAGTACACCGAGTTTTGACCCCGCCGTCGGGACCGATAATCCAGGCAACGCGGAAGATTATCCGGTTACTCCGAATACTTACAAGGGCGAAACCGGCAAGAAGGTAACGGGTAAGGGCCGCATCTATTTCCGTATCGGCACCACAGGTAAAAATACGGGTTCACCACGATATGGTGTAGTAAGAATTTCCTGGCTGCGGTATGCATGGACTGATGTTACAACCGACATTTATGTCCGTCAGGGAGAGGAAGCCGATTATATTTATTCGCCTTCGGAACAGATTGCCGAGGGTATTCTATCTGGCCAATACAGAACCAATGCTAAAGCATTTTCTCCCTATAATCTAACAGCGGATGTGGGAAACAGTTATACCAAAGTCCAGAATCAGGACGGATACAGGGCAAAATTTACGGAATATCCGACACAGGCAGGTGCCTTTTTCCAGTGGGGAACCATCGACCGTTTACCTTATATTAACCGTACTGATGGCAATGGCCAATGGTTTTACAAGGCTTATACACCGGTAGCGTCTTATTCTCCCGCGTCGGTTGTGAAGACTTTCTGGGAAAACAATATATATGTCTGGCAGAATTGGAGTGCTGACTGGGTTTCAGTCGCCCAGGCACAGCGTAAGTTCGGATGGACCACACCCGGAACATCAGAAGAGCCTGTACAAACATTTGTACGCGAAAATTACTATGAAGTAAGTCCGGACGGATACCGCCGTCCCACTGACGGGGATACGGAGAATTACCTGAATGCCCGAAACGGTCCTTATCCGAATATGGTAATAAATAACGGCAGTGAAAATGTAAATTACGGTGGGCAGCCGGCAACGCGAGTGGATTACAGTTCGCAGATAAGCGGCTCGGAGTGGAGGGTATCATTGTTCAAAACACCTCGTGGTGGAAGTGGAACAAACCACTATAATGAAAACCCTTATACTGCAAACGATGGCGATTTGGTGTCGAACCCACCTGTTAATGTGACTGCAACAGTTATTACTGAAAAAACATATCCGGATATCCATGAAAACTGGGAATTCGGCTTTTACGCCGACGGATTTTTCGATAGACGTCCCATCAACAGGAATTTGTTAGGAGTATCGGTGAATAACGCCTATGCCGCATTCAGAGGAAACCTGTTCTATCATCCGGATAATAATAAATCTGTTTTCTTCCCCGCCCCGGGACGAAGGAATCTTGAGGATGGAACGATACAATATACTGGCGGTTCCGGTTATTATTGGTCCTCGACACCGGCACCCCCCTCCAGTGTGGACGTTTTCGACGGGATATGGGGAATAGAAATGAGGCATTTTTGTTATCCGATGCCATATGCACAAGCTTACGGTTTGTCCATCCGGCCTGTGAAAATAATAAATCCGTAACCATTGATCAGTAAGATAAAATTAACAATGAACATCGCATATACATACCGTAGACATAAAAATCTGATAAATACGATTTTTGTACTGTTGTTTGCGGCAGCTGTAGGCTATGGTTGTTCAAAGGAAACAAAATACGCAGATGATGATAAAACCGCTAATGTCAGCGTTACCCTCGAACTGTTCACTCGCGCAACAGGCTATGGTGAACCGGTAACCCGGACGGGTTATGCCGATGAGGATGGAATAGGAAGGACGCCATGGGTACTTGTATTCAGTGGAAACACGAATTCTGCTGTTTTTGTTGAAGCGGTACAGGCATTTGAAAACCCTGCCACATCGAAAATATACGTTGTACTGCAACCACAGGCAAGCGATTGCCAATTACTTATTCTGGCCAATACGCCGTCCGCCTTCTATATTAATGGCATAACCAATTATCCATTCGATGCCGATAACCTGAATACGCAACTAAAAGAAAAAACCCTCTCACAGGTCTGTGCTATGCTACTGACAGCACCGCTGTCAGCTTCCGAAACCAACATTCCCTATACCGGCCAACGGATCCCGATGAGCATTAATGTTCCGGTATCGGGCATCGACAATAATTTGATACTGGGAATATTAAACCTGAACCGTGCGGTAGCCAGAATGTTTGTAACGAATTCTGCTTCCAATTTTACTCTTCTTGGCATTAATTACATAGGTAATATTTCCCGGCAGGGACGTCTGCACCAGCTTTCCGGCGAACCACTAATGGATAACT
Encoded proteins:
- a CDS encoding PQQ-like beta-propeller repeat protein, yielding MKTKRRNKSGLSLIAMLIMFVISGMESEAQDWPQWRGPDRDGISKETGLNLDWSESKPPLLWVFKQAGSGYSSPSIVGTTLYCQGAADDNDFAFALDTKTGNLKWKQSLGKLFVMDRGNGPRGTVTVDGDKLYLIRGGGQLHCLSAADGKLLWQKDFRTDFGGNIMSNSDWGFSESPLVDGDLVICTPGGDGGTMIALNKNTGDLVWRSTEWKDMGGYSSPIVAEVDGIRQYIQLARNGVAGIAAKDGKLLWSANVGGNRTAAIPTPIYHDHMVYVTSGYNAGCAGLRLAKDGDKFNVETVYTNRNMSNHHGGVVLVGDHIYGYSDGPGWVCQNLGTGETVWKQRISEPGKGAVTSIGSRLLCLDERTGSLTVVSATPDGWKEFGRLEIPERSEVSSMDKMVWTHPVIANGKLYIRDHDLLFCFDLKNNVL